From the Diadema setosum chromosome 3, eeDiaSeto1, whole genome shotgun sequence genome, the window CTACGTCGTACATTGTCATTTCAAGAACATATCATAACAATATTCAAAACAAGagtgaaaatgacacaaagtcTCGAAAGTAAATTGAATTACTTTGATTAAATTCTTGAGGTATACATTTGAATATGATAGGAATATTGAAGAAATATATCATCTAGCATGTAGGGATGAAGGTGAGAGTTAAATATTAGACAAAATTGGAGCTATTGTAATGTATATTTAGGATATTTTGGGGATAACTTCCTGTTCATTAACAACTCAACTTAAATTCCCTTGTTTTTGTAAACTCACCTCCGAATATAACACCAAGATTATTTACTATTAATTTCCTGTCGTTAATTACccttgtttgatgtttacatcAAGGAGTCATTCAATCACCCTTGTAACAACCCTTCTTTGTCCCTGGTTTAATTACCcaaatattatatacacacaccttGTGAACCACCAGACTCTTTGTCTGCCACTTATCTTATAATACTTCCTCCTCCACAAAAGAATCCCCCTCTTTTAATTGGTCAAACATCACCCCTTAGGACAACCCCTTTGGTACTCTTTTTAGTTATCCCTTTTTGATTGGTTGTCTtaccaaaattctcacccattaCATACCCATTGAACATTTCCAAGTTTGGTGTTCTTTCCAAGGCCCCAAGGGAGATCATGATTTCGACATCAGAGAGTCAACCTATACTTGATATTGCTCTCTCTCCTGCATCTTGATACTTCTATATTTTACTCTGATGTACATACTCGTCATTTAACTTGTCATTGAACTTCATCATGATATTTCTGAACGATTGTGAATAAACACTTTGCATCGATGAAAAGTACCAAAACTGTACCTGAGCTCCTTCATTTCTGCTTCATAATAACATTCCAAATGTAACACCACCCGTTACATTACACTATCATCCACATTATGTAGTGTTTCACATTACACATTTTTACGCTTGCTCTATCAAAGTCCAGAGACGAATGAAATCATTACATCAAAAGTAGATTAACCTCTCTCCAAGCAATACTCGAGCCTGGTGTAGGTCCAACCAATCCCGTTCGTCCCCGAGCACGTGATATTGATGCACCTGTTGTGTGGGCGTGGTCTGAAGAGAGCCGAGGCGATGCTGGACGAGGAGAGCGTGGTGTTGTCGACTGCGATGGTGTAATAGTGAAGGTGTGGGGCGGGCTGGTCCTCGGGACTAATGTGACACGTGATAACGAGAATGACCTGGTTTCCTTCTCCATTGATCTCCTGGGTCTCGATGGAGAGGATGTCACTCGCTGGAGGCGCGTGACCTAAgaattacaaacacacacacatatacataatatgtttgttttgttattgatggtggttttcttttttttttctttttttttttactgtgtctTTATTTGTCAGGTACTTTGCATTCTCCCCAAATCATGAACATCCTTGTTGAACAAAATCAAGGGGTCAAAGGTGAACAAAGTCCATTGAACGGTTGAAGGAGAATCCTCATTGTATTCCCTTAACGGGTCAGACACTGACGAGTTTGGTTGACGATGCTCATAGAATTATTATGTTTACAAAATTTGCATTGTTTATCCAAAAACATTAATTAACAGTAATTAACACCTTAACACTCCCGGGAAACATTTGAATCTTAAAATTTAAACTTTCCTTGTATAAAAATCAAGTACAACAACCTACTCTACAACCATAGCCCTTGTGTTCACGTGAACAAATTTGCTACTGCCAATTGAAAACAGACTTGTTCGGGGTATGAAGAAAGATATTAATATAAAAATCTTATAGTGATAAGACCCATAAGCCTGCTTGCCTGGATTTCTTTATTCATAGTCATTAGCACTTGCATGAATGGACACAAGTAATGTACAGACTACTAGTATATAATACTAGCGGATCAACGTGCAATTACCAGCAATAAAGCTAGTACTAACGAGTTTGGTATATTGTCAATccttacataaaaaaaaaaaaaaaaaatggcttcatGTCAATTGCATTTGGAGAGAAAAACGTGTAATAATGAAGTGAAATTGATTTTTCCTTGTACTAATCACAAAAGCTTTGGGATTTAAAAATTACGATATCATGGAACGTTTTATTGTCTTACGGTTGCGTCTTGGACAGTAAATCTTTGTAGCGTTCGTCCTTCCGATGTCGTTGATACCGGTGCAGGAGATTTCAACGCATTCACTCGGAATGGACTCAAGGATCAAGGAAGGGGAGCTTGAAGCTGACTCGATGACGTCATTCACTGCAATCTCGTATATTCCCACTGGTGGAAATGGTTGGTCACGTGGGTCGACGTCACATGTGATCCTGAGGCCATTAATTTCTTGTCCGTCCTCGTTGTCAACGATCTTGATCAAGATGATATTGTCTGCTGGACGGTCTGTCGAGACGACGAGAGTTAGAGGTAGACGGATGATAAAATTCATCCTCATATTTCATTCAACGATGTTGATAGAATTCAGTACATTGAATAATCAAAAAGTATGATCCAATGTTATCTGCTTTTTAAAGTTAATCCAGAAATTATCCATTAAATTGTCATCGGCAAGAATTGATATAGCTTTTAAAGCATGTACGTAAAATCTGCTCATcatagggtgcgtttatcaactccttttctcggcagaaacaggttttccaaacagctttcaaggaatttttacgggctgataaacgcaaagctgttttgaaagccctttcggaAATCCTTttcgaaagggtgcgtttatcaactctctttttctcggcagaaacaggatttccaaacagctttcaaggaatttttacgagctgataaacgcaaagctgttttgaaagccctttcggaAATCCTTttcgaaagggtgcgtttatcaactctccttttctcggcagaaacaggttttccaaacagctttcaaggaatttttacgagttgataaacgcaaagctgttttgaaagccctttcggaaagccttttcaaaagccgcaaatttgtggctttccaaacaggtttcctaaacaggttttcagaaacctgtttgtaaaagccttttgaagttgataaacgcaaaggtgttttgaaacggctttgtagtaTTGTACTGCAGTTACGAACGATGCGCGCCTTATGTGACCTcttctcctcgggtcgaattgggcaatgcagctgtgcagtgacattCCAGTtatcgtgttcgcgaagagagttgataaacgcaactattttggaagccgtttctaaagggctttggaaagggctttggaaagggctttggaaagggctttggaaagggctttggaaagggctttggaaagagcttttgaaagccgtttaaacaggagaaagttgataaacgcagacaaagtctcatgccgccactaagaaatgtttgaagtatgtgctaaactggagctgcctcacagataggaagacaattgattcatgtggcattgaatcatgactcgtcactctcaaaggaagatatatatgtctttatgatggtacatgtaattgcttttcgccgtcccttcttagaaagcAAGCgtcacattaatagtacagggctttggaaagggctttggaaagggctttggaaagggctatggaaagggcttttgaaagccgtctaaacaggggaaagttcaTAAACGCAGCCATAGACACGTACAATCATTTCCCAAAAATCGACAAAGCTTCCATGCATGTTGCCTAACGAACAGATAATATAATTTTGGCGCCTCGTGTGTCCTGCACTAAATTGCAGCAAGTTCGTTCTGAACACCAACAATCTTtaattttacatcataaaaataaccataggtattttttttttttttggggggggggagagggctTGCTACTTAACATTTCTGGGATCAAGGACATTCTTAATAATTGCATCATATGCATATTATTATCTTCTCAGGAAAGTTATGTAATGTCATAATCATCGCATGCCTGGCAAACCTGCATAGCTTTCAACAATACTCCGAGAGAACCGAACAAACATGATATCATTTGGACTTCCGCGCAGATCCTAGTAGATCAGATATTGAATTAATTAAATTACTTACGCTGAACTTCCAAGGTTCGGGACCGTTCACTGCCGATGAGATGACACTGAAGTATGCCCCCATTGTCAGCTGCGGTTGGAGCGAACGTCAGTTCGCTACGAACATTATAATATGTAAAACGATTGATACGGTAGGCGAGACCAGAACTAGCAGACTCGTTGACAGCATTATCGCTTCCTTTAATACATGAGGAACAGAGTGGGAAAGAAACCAACAAACCGAAAAGAATTTTAATAACATTGGAAgatttactttgtatttgtacatAGATAATCGTCAGAAGGTTTGTCAATTAATGCCTATTATCGAGCTTTCGATTAAGgacgaaagagaaagaggaagggaAGCATGGCGTGAAATCATTTTCCGCATTTGCAAAACCAAACATTTCTCAATCCTGTTGATTTTTTAAGACGGTTTTCGGTGGAAATAGCTTTCGGTCGGAATAATAGAACAGCGCAGCTACCCGCCACACGTTTAGGTTTACAGCAAGTGCGCGTGTATGACAGCTACGCATTcaatatgtgactctgcacctcaaaacaaacaaaaagtcgccagacgtgaatttttagttaaggccatattctgaaagagcagactttaagctttaaaatgatgtataactcaaatcaaatggactctcctaacctatcttaatattggaaagaaagcacaaactcaggaaaagtgtgaactgagaagagaggctctgaagtgcagtgtctatctaagcgcttaatctttaccaaaccgtgctggctgtgcgatgaatgggacaaaaaacaggaagtaaaccaccagagtaacaacaatgaagggattattagattaaactgaaattgagcatgcctcattaatacattctgtccataattaatgtcaactttcaaagcagtagcactatcctttcaaaagttatcagagttgaaagtgaagagtgtggacaaggtttttcagaaatgaaaaagggattctaaagacacacataatcacacaattctaccaaaaatgttcgagataaactgctaaaaaaacacactttcctgcccattttatgataccaaattttagcataatgtaaaagaagacccgatctttcagaaaatatgaaaaagtcaagttcggctaagttgacccatttcacttattttcagtcatcACGctaaatcagtgtgtgcgactttatgttcgttttgaggtgcacggtcacatatgttcgTATTAATTCTCGCCGGATAGTTTAGTTGGTTGTTTTATTGTTCTTTTAGTGATGAACAAATTTTACAATGACACATGCTTCAAGCAAAACAGGTCGAATTTCTGAGGTTCATGCGGTTGAGAAAGCATCACCACGTACGTCATGAAAGAACAAGTTGTCTTAACACACTCGTATGAGCCAGGGTAGCTTGgtttcaaaatgttatgtacTGGTAGTCGTATTCTGAAAACATTCTTGGTAAGATTTTCTCCCTATTCTAAAATCAggaatttttccaaaaaaaaaagtacaccgTATTCTGAAAATCTGTCTTACTTTATTCCTAACCTTTTTCATAACTTTTATTTCCTATCAAATTTGCCTACAGATAGGAAGAAATGGGAAAATATTCTAATGAGTATGCTATCTAGGAAGAAGATAATTTCTGACCTTTGGAGGAAATTGTTatattctagaatgcacttaaTTGGAAATGATTTAAGAAAAGCTATTAGGAGAGCCTTTACCCTGTCCTAAATTCCGTTAATATACTAATTAAAGGAACAGCGAATAAATAAAGGCAAAACATCATGCCAGACCTTTGATTTCGCCGAATAACAAGTTAACGTTTTATTCAGTTTTGCTCTCTGGTtatttcaaatataaaaactATTAACTACGTTCATATGAATAAACTGTACAGGTGAATCATCGTTTAAAAGTGTTCCTGtttattattcaattcattttggttattcattcatcttttgTTCAAATGTTCTTGTCATATGATTGTTTGCCACgaaagttttttctttttctttttctactgacaaaacaaatacatgtagttacgTATTCGGTTGTGTAGACCGGCAGGTCCTATTCCGTGAATTTGTGTTTAAATGGTGTTAATGTGTTGGCCAACATGTTTTATggagtttggttttttttaataacattaAGTGTTATTCTCAGGCTGCTCAAAATGCATGAACTGAGCTTTGATAAATGCAAGGCAAACAACTCTTTGCCAATGTGTTCTCTAAATCTTAAATGTACagatccttctttttttttatatatacattactTGATAGCtatacatgaatgtatgccTAAACTAAGTATTGATGTGTGTACATATTCTCTGAAAGAATTATCCGCGTAGGTTCAATAGCGTTCGCTTGTTACTGTACATACGCACAGCAAACAGGCGTAGATGGTAGCGCTGGCCGCCACGCTGCCCTCGGGCCCCGGCCCGCTGGTCGATCGTGTAGCTAACTGGATGTATCCAGCCGGCGCGCCAGCTGCCGGCCACATACCGTCAATGTACCACACGCGTGTAGCTTATGTATAATACACTGActaatttatttttgttaaaaaaaaaaaaacaacaacactccACAATTTCTGcgattttcttttgatatttctttctttgtaagtAGTACATTTTCAAAACTGTATCACGGGTGAAGACAAACATGTGTTTTTAACCAGACGTCATAATTTCGTAAGGATATTATCGCACTGGTTAATTTTGCATAATACCAaacaaaatttgtaattttatttgCTTTAATATTAGAAAATGCAGTGGGCGGGAATAAGGATGTCCTAATTTTTTCCAGGGAacaatttcagaataccaattctgtctttcATAGGCACTTCTGAACTGTCTGACTTagaattatggaaaaaaaagagaagattttcagaatagtATAGGTCCTACTATACCCTAGGACTCGTGCCCGACATCGCGCCGGGCCGGGCGATCATTCTTTTACTTGTAAGTAGGACAAGTTGTAGTTTCGTATCGCCTCGTATTGTGatatttatacatttacaaACTCGCCCTCAATATTTCACAACCTAAAACAGATTGTCTGAATCTCGTCAAAGTCTGGCAAAAGTTGAATATTTACTGTTAAGACACTTTTACCCATTTCGAAATAATTCGATGGTTTGAATCGGAACTCTGCGCTGCACTCAAACAGTTGGCCGCGGTATGGTAGTGTACACGTACACGGCAGCGTAGTACAGTCATTTCTAAATGAGtctaaaagtgaaaaaaataacaacaaatattCAACTTTTACCAGACTTTGTAGACTCAGTTGTAGGGACTTTCGTTTGTAAAATATATAGGgagagtttgtgcatgtttgaaaTTTACGTGGCGATGCAAACCACACTACACAATCACTGTGCCTCCCGCTAGATTGTGCATTGATTTAGACGTACAAGCTTGTACATACAACACTGTATGAATTGGCttaagataaagagagagagagagagagagagagagagagggagagtgatgaagaaagaagcaaaactCGAGCGAGAGATTTCTTTAATTcaattttaaatcatttttttttcatcttagatttttatattattattattttcatttctgtaaattGGCCCGAGTTACTCAGTACATTATGAAATGCGTGAATTAATGAATCAAACTTACGGTCTCCTTCACACCTCACTCCGGCGTCTAGACTGTGATCACACCCATGACATCCCCATGGATAACGAAAGCAATGAACCAGAGAGTTTTCCGTTCCATCACAGCGAGCCAAGCTAACCCAGATTGGTCCAGATCCCTGCCCAAAGTGCGATGACCTATAAATAGCTGAGGCCGATGAGTAGCCGAGATCTCTGCACACCACGTGCGCCTCTCTCATATCCCACTCAAGGTCACACACAGTGCCCCACTGCCCGTTACACGATATCTCAACTCGGCCTTCATTTTGGGTTGATCCACCAACCAGCCTCACTGTAATAAACATGAGATAAAatgatgaatagatagataaatggtaATGTCAAAATCACATGATTGGCAACCAAAAGGTTGAATTATACTATGAGTTAAATAAGTCATTGCATGACATGGTTGATACACACAACTATTTGTAAATAACTACAAAAATGAACACAACACTCGAAACCGAACAAAaccattcacacacacagaacTTAGACCCTATATAATTTTACAGCAATCCAATGCAGGCTTatcatattcattcatattcacaCACAATAATCTGAGGTTTGGTGTTGTGAGTGTGTCGTGTGTCTTCAGGTCGATGTTTAGCAGTGACATCTCATAGATCACAAACGACGCCTCTGACACGAACAAACAGAGAGGTCTTCTTGAAAGTACGGCAACACGTCAAAACTCCATGATGTTAACATTAACATTCTGACACCGTCCTGAAATGAGAATGAATAACGTTAGACATTTAAATTGAAATAACAAAGTGAAATAGTAATCTCTTAATTGTTCTCTTCTCTATAAAACTAACTTGTTACAGACCTAATGTCGTATGAATGATTGTGAGAACTTACCGGTAGGCGGTAGATCTACATTACAATTAAAAGTTTCCTTTACGCCCACGATAAACCCAATAACAATAAATCCTACAAAGGTAATGTTACTGTCTAAAATAATAGTCAAACCACATCCCTTGCAGTAAAGCAtaattttcgtttttgtttcatttcgcTTTGATCAAGACACAATGAAATCAACTGAACGTAGTGTTTTGTAACTTGCACATGCTGAGCCTGTAAACAACATAGGGCCTAACGTGTTAGGCCTACTAGAGAACTATTTACGCTATAGATTCTAGTGTACTGGCAACCCCTTACCAAGCAATAATCAACCTTTTAATACACTATCAACAGGGGCTTACTTTACAATCCCCTTATTAGATTTACACGTTTATTTTCTCACGCCTACACCCTCATGATCACGACAGCATTTCAATGAACCTTATACCTTCAATCCCAATAGTTTACACGTTCACTAAACCTCATTATTTTTTCCAAACCTGCCATCAACTTTGGTCTACATTATTCCACCGAATTTCTTTCGCCCAAGCGTCTTTCAGCCGACATACATACACTACGCGCACAAAACTATGCAACATACGGTACACTGCGCGACGTGTCACTGTGGATGAAATACTACACTAGGCCTAGTGGAAATGCAACTACAATCCCACTGTAGGACCCTAGCTGCAGCAGGAGCCGGCAACTGACAGCTAAAATCATATCCTAAAAATAAGCATTGCTTAGCATCATCGCCCTCAAACATTATACAATGAACATACACTGGTAATAATAATCTTAATTGCCATTATAATACCCCGAAATACAGCTTTAAATATCACTTTACAATAGGCTCGACTCACCATCCTGCTAGGATCTGGGCTTAGCTAGCAGCAGCTTCTCTGGCTAGTCTAGCTTCTCATCATCAATGATCATCGTACACTAGCACTCCAGAGATAGATGGCCAACTCTCGGTCGAAAAGTGAAACGCTGGGAGGAGTGCGCCAACTAGCGTTCAGCGGGGATATACTTCAGTGGGTGAAGTTTTCAGGCCATGTACTATGCAGGTGCCTGTATGAGCATGCACTTTCGCGATATGTTTGTATGAGACCAAAGACAGGctattgaagaaaataaagaaagaattttCTGTAGATCTAGAGAATCATGAATAAATATAGGAATTGGTGCAgtgcattaaaggacaagttcaccttcataaacataaggattgagagaatgtagcaatattagtagaacacatcattgaaagtttgaggaaaatcaggcaatccgttcaaaagttatgaatttttgaagtttttgtgcagtacccgctggatgagaagactactgctgtgtatgaataacttagatgtcacatgcgtacaacaatataaggaaaatataaagagaatttcacaaaattccatcttttgaaaaaagtacacattaccCTGACTCCTTACCGACACATGTTATTGGTAATATTATTCcacctgcctttagaaagagacaagtcaagtgctcttttattatgcgaaaaaagtgaaaatatgttgaagtttcttttacattttctttatactgttgtacgcatatgactcacaagctgtcgtagtctcctcatccagcggttccaacacaaacatttaaaaaattcataacttttgcatcgattgtccaattttcctcaaactttcactgatgtgttctactaatattgttgcattttctcaatccttatgtttatgaaggtgaacttgtcctttaatctgcACCAATAGCTACACCAAACCATCAACAGGTTCATCATTATTTCGATTTACAAGTTTCCAAGTTGGGTTGTATGTATATAGGTTCCTATattatacaacacatgtatggaatcttgccatctgattggatgaatgcgggtcacatgacattcagaggAATCAGCTATCCAACGCTCACTCTCAATGGCAGTGCAATAGTCGACTATTGAACGGTACAAGCGAGCCGGCAGTGCAATAGACCCTAGGACACACTGAACTTGTGTATCGTACACTAGCTAGCTGGCATTGATGGCATACGCGCACCCGTAGGGTTTGCACCCGTAGGGTTTGCGCTGCGCCAGCACGCAACCGGTTCACCACCACCGTACCATGTACCAGTCCACCGTATACACGCACGGCCATGCCACTACGTTATCATGGCTACGTAAACCTTCTTGTACCTCTTCTCACCCGAGCTTTGTTCTCGTCTCTGATGAGGATCTCCGCGCATTGCTAATCATGAGTGAAGTGCAGCAGCAAATACTAAGAAAGTGGTCAAATACAGTATGCTTTAAATAGTGGTAAGCAAACTCTCTAGCCCTATATATAGGGTTTAGTTAGACCTTTTTTCAAGACCTACAACAGATCGAGCCATCCAGTGGCAGTACGCTACGTATAGCTATAGTAGGCATAACGTTTAATAGGAGTAGGCTTTCGCATAGTTCTCGACCTACTTATTTAGGGTTAAAGCATATCTATCTTGGTCTAGACTCTAGACCATGCCTAAATATTTCGAtatcatgtgttgtataaaacaaatattcaatgtttatcattCGTGCGACGGTACCGAATATTACATTCGgtgcaagtttaaccgttctattcaactccgcttcgcgtcgttgaatagaacggttaaacttgcacgctcatgtaatattcggaaccatcgcactcataaacattgaatatttgtatactatattATACAATAATATTTAGTAGCCTATATATAGTAGCACCGACGTAGCCAGGTTAGGGGGAGGGTATTGGAGGaggatgtcccccccccccaacacacacacacacacacacacacacacacacacacacacacacacagagtgagaacttttttacactttgatgttgtaaacggtgcaatttgatgcatttttgcgtgttttatcaaTTTAAGACGGTCCCACTGGCTTAAGAAGGTAGCAgtattttgatatagattaggcctattattgaacaatttgcccccaaaatgttatcataaataaatttcttgtatttagatgaatatcacgttcaaccaaaaaaaaaaagaaaaaaaaaattaaaacgaGGGTGTAAGAGAGGGGAATATCTTCTCCAACAggatgattttgcattttcagacctgaaattcagcgatctggtgcaaattatAAACCTTTGATGAAATACTTACAATttttcccgaaaaaaaaattaataaatgatgCAAGTAAATAAGGTTTTTTTCAAGGAAGTGTTAAAACCTAAATCACGAAATTTGGCTTTTATTCCGCGTGTGCATCATCACTGTGTATGTTAAGGTCTAgatgggggagggtgtgggaaggggtgcCCCCTCCCACATCCGACGGAGATTTTGcgttttaagaattgaaataaagtgatctgggcacatttttttttgtgtgtgaaaaattcggaaattgccaGGAAGGGGACCAAGCAATGAGTAGGTGGCAAGATacgtctcccatattcgagggagctttttaatttgaactgaaaatcaacgatctggcgcacacttttgCTGGAATATCTTGAATTGTCAATgagagaagtgtagcaagtaggcctatgtggAAGGAGACAAAAgaggaggatgtgggaggggataagcctTATTCCACCTCCTATCAACACGAGGGAGACtaattgcagttaaacgttctggtgcacacattttgtcgCATTTGGAAAACTCTCAATGTTCAAAGTGTGACCatggagtggggggggggggggggggggcttggggAGCTTGGTGGGGAGCTgcccccgtttttttttttttttcagaggacaAAGGGATTGAATGTTTGCATCcccgacatttatttatttatttattttttttttttttgtcatgaaatataaGATGGGAGGGTtatcagccgactttcggccgAAAATTGCACGTCAAAAATATCAACacctttttgttgctgtttcgcttttcttttgttttcgttttgaaAAACGATTTTGACACCCTCACTTTTTAAAACATAGCCTCGCCCTGCAAAATGCGAAAATGGAATCAATGAAATAGTACATGTAATATGgatattcatttctttgtatgtaataatttTCTGATAACTTCTGCGTTTCTAAGTTTTCTTCATTTAAGTCAATTAAAGTAATCATTACCAGGG encodes:
- the LOC140226601 gene encoding uncharacterized protein, with the translated sequence MREAHVVCRDLGYSSASAIYRSSHFGQGSGPIWVSLARCDGTENSLVHCFRYPWGCHGCDHSLDAGVRCEGDRSDNAVNESASSGLAYRINRFTYYNVRSELTFAPTAADNGGILQCHLIGSERSRTLEVQHRPADNIILIKIVDNEDGQEINGLRITCDVDPRDQPFPPVGIYEIAVNDVIESASSSPSLILESIPSECVEISCTGINDIGRTNATKIYCPRRNRHAPPASDILSIETQEINGEGNQVILVITCHISPEDQPAPHLHYYTIAVDNTTLSSSSIASALFRPRPHNRCINITCSGTNGIGWTYTRLEYCLERGPIACLHRGALQKSSTTYALLFTTLFMSVMTYVIVVMKRRKIVIL